The bacterium genome includes a window with the following:
- the ruvB gene encoding Holliday junction branch migration DNA helicase RuvB — translation MSENSFTIDPQARELDPQTTGVIDHDEYSLRPQNLGEYVGQRKLINKISIFLKAASQRNEAMDHTLLSGPPGLGKTTLAMIIAKELGVQLKSTSGPAIEKAGDLAAILTNLEPRDVLFIDEIHRMNRSIEEILYQAMEDYQLDIIIGQGPSARTVKIDLSPFTLVGATTRSGLLTSPLRDRFGVVERLEFYDDHELQKIVTRSAKLLNIDIIPQAALEIATRSRGTPRIANRLLKRVRDFSQVSGNHNIDLKNAQNALQLLEVDQKGFDAMDRTILLAIIERFNGGPVGLDTLSSAISEERHTLEEVYEPFLIRKGFIQRTPRGRVVTLTAYEHLGKKPPQTSYIHQQNTLFKAE, via the coding sequence ATTTAGGTGAATATGTTGGTCAAAGGAAACTGATCAATAAAATATCTATTTTTTTAAAAGCCGCGTCTCAACGTAATGAAGCCATGGATCACACTTTGTTAAGTGGTCCTCCAGGATTAGGGAAAACCACTTTGGCTATGATTATTGCCAAAGAACTTGGTGTTCAACTTAAATCAACTTCTGGACCAGCCATTGAAAAAGCAGGCGACTTGGCGGCAATTCTCACCAATTTAGAACCGCGTGATGTTTTATTTATTGATGAAATTCACCGTATGAATCGTTCGATTGAAGAAATTTTATACCAGGCCATGGAAGACTATCAACTAGATATTATTATTGGCCAAGGGCCTTCTGCCAGAACCGTAAAAATTGATTTATCACCTTTTACTCTAGTCGGTGCAACAACACGCTCTGGCTTACTCACCTCACCTCTTAGAGATCGTTTTGGTGTAGTAGAACGCTTAGAGTTCTATGATGATCATGAATTACAAAAAATTGTGACCCGGTCAGCAAAACTACTTAATATAGACATTATACCACAGGCGGCTTTAGAAATAGCCACACGTTCACGTGGAACCCCAAGAATTGCCAATAGACTGTTAAAAAGAGTTCGTGATTTCTCCCAAGTTAGTGGTAACCACAACATTGACCTTAAGAATGCGCAAAACGCCCTGCAACTACTCGAAGTTGATCAAAAAGGCTTTGATGCAATGGATAGAACGATACTTTTAGCCATTATTGAAAGATTTAATGGTGGCCCTGTTGGTCTGGACACTTTATCTTCTGCCATCAGTGAAGAACGTCATACCTTAGAAGAAGTGTATGAACCGTTTTTAATTAGAAAAGGTTTTATTCAAAGAACACCAAGGGGAAGAGTTGTCACTTTAACAGCTTACGAACATCTAGGGAAAAAACCACCCCAAACATCTTATATCCATCAACAAAATACCCTGTTTAAAGCTGAATAA